In the genome of Candidatus Amarolinea dominans, one region contains:
- a CDS encoding DUF1801 domain-containing protein, with protein MANRSTANSIDEYIAGFPPETQKVLEELRALIKASAPDATETISYAIPTFDLNGKHLVHFAGYERHVGLYPAPSGLEAFKKDLKPYKSGKGSVQFPLGQPLPKDLIHRIVEFRVEQNTGNASKIGRDYVLRMLGGRSP; from the coding sequence ATGGCGAATAGGTCAACGGCCAACTCCATTGACGAGTATATAGCGGGATTCCCCCCCGAGACTCAGAAGGTGCTGGAGGAGTTACGAGCGCTCATCAAGGCATCAGCGCCCGACGCGACAGAGACGATCAGCTACGCGATCCCCACGTTCGACCTGAACGGGAAACACCTTGTACACTTCGCAGGCTACGAGAGGCATGTAGGGCTTTATCCGGCGCCGAGCGGGCTCGAGGCGTTCAAGAAAGACCTCAAGCCCTACAAGAGCGGGAAGGGCTCGGTGCAGTTCCCCCTTGGCCAGCCATTGCCCAAGGACCTGATTCACCGGATCGTCGAATTTAGGGTCGAACAGAACACCGGCAATGCCTCGAAAATAGGGCGCGACTACGTGCTACGGATGCTCGGAGGCCGATCGCCATGA
- a CDS encoding PD40 domain-containing protein: MRARVLAPLLLMLLMSLAGAASAASRATPTRTAPDPLGNRAPGMSWQQPDPDSPAHTSVTADAPVEPDSLGTWTRIAFSSYRDGNWEIYLTYGDGWQPTRLTNHPANDVEPILNRGATKIFFVSDRSGRDEIFVLNRDGSGLRQLTTGAGVKRSPDLSVTGQMLVYVVASATQTDIFVSNADGSQARALTQDAAADESPTWTPDGKIAWIRTEGGQARVWIMNADGSQRQPLTAVLPGLLDIVWLSSDNLFAVTYNIDSDPALEVAYFYRDRGYWYDYLDAENPLVDYRVSGRAPNEESLLVDRVEYVMQGNQRVLNHIYIQEMSTFTSLRLIASGMDRQGHWQTTDTEPPVVHTISRSGYTRAGGSFVPLAGFDTGGAGIRSYDLQYRLGANSVWTNLLSNGPVPWAEFIFVSPQTVFFRGRARDNAFNVQEWTTNPNGDTHTTAYQWEVMGNVLDTRSIPIANPVLNLTPPALGVDVGNNPGAYTAYISTTQVYTIWATQSGYQPAAPTPRLISHDTQLDFYLAPADNLIRNGDFELDAPALRDWIVRGAVSAQAQRDAVTTGSWGARVGQRWTVPDAERISRTAGYAYDPTLAFGPAGTLHLAWADQWDLNSGNRRIAYTTCAFDQPCQSPQALWPGFAPRLTIGSDAVVHLLWQTVDAQNEQVWRLFYAQRAAGGAWTPARELASADIYLSSALTVDRQGAPHVVWGGSAGLRYQRRQANGAWTAPESLGTGRAMPSLTVLADNTVLVASAYTAFNFWERSPAGVWSQRTLDFPYQPNRPDMLVDPQGNTHVVWCDQYRSAKYTVRNPQGALTTPIWMGASCESARLLRTRDGRLVAFAGESGYLNAIYQLASGAWSSPYSLEPMTWDGRMLESANLANSDRLAVVAPAYDPQAGARPNIFLTRFILQPEQTDVSSISQVVALPPAMHRPTLSLRYRIEGPYNNNEDLANLVLQLPDRTVELQRMTPDPDPRFRFAWFDLSQYAGQTVTVTLAVSSTADGRFTTAFADEVALGSWLTPLARSVEPSVLPMYQETPVIIHGANFIQTPTVNVGNIRVSNVQWLDANTLRMIVPARIGPGSYTISVFNPGGQEGQLPNALTIPGVSYLPLLFGSRDYRGLP; this comes from the coding sequence ATGCGTGCCAGAGTTCTGGCGCCCCTACTCCTCATGCTCCTCATGTCGTTAGCGGGCGCAGCGTCGGCCGCTTCACGCGCCACGCCAACCCGCACCGCACCTGACCCACTGGGGAATCGCGCCCCTGGCATGTCCTGGCAGCAGCCAGACCCTGACTCGCCCGCGCACACAAGCGTGACCGCGGACGCGCCGGTCGAACCGGACAGCCTGGGGACGTGGACGCGCATCGCCTTTTCTTCCTATCGCGATGGGAACTGGGAAATCTACCTTACATACGGTGATGGCTGGCAGCCGACACGCTTGACCAATCACCCAGCCAACGACGTTGAGCCAATCCTGAATCGGGGCGCTACGAAGATCTTCTTCGTCTCCGATCGCAGCGGCCGTGATGAAATTTTCGTGCTGAATCGAGACGGGAGCGGTTTGCGCCAGTTGACAACCGGCGCGGGCGTCAAACGCAGCCCCGATCTGTCGGTCACGGGACAAATGCTGGTTTATGTCGTCGCATCGGCCACGCAAACCGATATTTTCGTCAGCAATGCCGATGGCAGCCAGGCCAGGGCATTGACACAAGACGCTGCCGCGGACGAGAGTCCGACCTGGACGCCTGATGGCAAGATCGCCTGGATTCGCACAGAAGGCGGTCAGGCGCGGGTCTGGATCATGAATGCCGATGGCAGTCAACGTCAGCCGCTCACCGCCGTGCTGCCAGGACTACTGGACATCGTCTGGCTCTCGAGCGATAATCTCTTCGCAGTCACCTACAACATAGACAGCGATCCTGCGCTGGAAGTGGCGTACTTCTACCGCGATCGGGGCTATTGGTACGACTATCTAGACGCCGAGAATCCCCTGGTAGATTACCGGGTCAGCGGTCGGGCGCCCAATGAGGAATCTCTCCTGGTTGACCGGGTGGAATACGTCATGCAGGGCAACCAACGCGTACTCAATCACATCTACATCCAAGAGATGAGCACATTCACCTCATTGCGTTTGATCGCCTCTGGCATGGACAGGCAGGGGCATTGGCAAACGACCGATACCGAGCCGCCGGTGGTACACACCATATCGCGTTCAGGGTATACCCGCGCTGGTGGATCTTTCGTTCCGTTGGCCGGCTTCGATACAGGAGGAGCCGGTATCCGCTCTTACGATCTGCAGTATCGCCTGGGCGCTAACAGCGTTTGGACCAATCTACTCTCGAACGGGCCTGTACCATGGGCTGAATTCATCTTTGTCTCCCCACAAACGGTTTTCTTTCGCGGCCGCGCACGCGACAACGCATTCAACGTGCAGGAATGGACAACGAATCCCAACGGGGATACCCACACAACGGCCTATCAGTGGGAAGTGATGGGAAATGTACTCGACACGCGCAGCATTCCAATTGCGAATCCCGTTCTGAATCTAACGCCGCCGGCTCTGGGCGTGGACGTGGGCAACAACCCAGGCGCATACACCGCTTACATTTCGACAACCCAGGTCTACACGATCTGGGCAACCCAGAGCGGATACCAACCGGCGGCGCCTACGCCTCGGTTGATCAGTCATGACACCCAGCTCGATTTCTACCTGGCCCCAGCCGACAATCTGATTCGCAACGGAGACTTCGAACTGGACGCGCCGGCCTTGCGCGATTGGATTGTTCGGGGTGCGGTTTCTGCCCAGGCGCAGCGAGACGCCGTGACGACCGGTTCCTGGGGCGCGCGTGTGGGGCAGAGGTGGACAGTGCCAGACGCGGAACGCATCAGTCGCACGGCTGGTTATGCCTACGATCCTACGTTGGCGTTTGGCCCGGCCGGGACGCTGCACCTGGCATGGGCCGATCAATGGGACTTGAATAGCGGCAACCGGCGCATCGCCTACACCACCTGTGCATTCGATCAACCCTGCCAAAGCCCCCAGGCCCTGTGGCCCGGTTTCGCGCCACGTTTGACCATAGGTTCAGACGCCGTTGTCCACCTGCTATGGCAGACGGTAGACGCGCAGAACGAACAGGTATGGCGCCTCTTCTATGCTCAACGGGCAGCCGGCGGCGCCTGGACTCCGGCGCGTGAATTAGCCAGCGCTGACATCTATCTGAGCAGCGCCTTGACCGTTGACAGACAGGGAGCTCCACATGTCGTGTGGGGTGGCAGCGCCGGGTTACGTTATCAGCGGCGCCAAGCCAACGGTGCCTGGACTGCGCCCGAATCGCTTGGAACCGGACGCGCGATGCCATCCCTGACCGTCCTCGCGGATAATACGGTCCTCGTCGCCAGCGCTTACACTGCCTTCAACTTCTGGGAGCGCAGCCCGGCCGGAGTGTGGAGTCAACGGACCCTCGACTTCCCCTATCAACCAAATCGGCCAGACATGCTGGTGGATCCACAGGGCAACACGCATGTCGTATGGTGCGATCAGTATCGAAGCGCGAAGTATACCGTGAGAAACCCGCAAGGCGCGCTCACAACGCCCATTTGGATGGGCGCCTCGTGCGAATCGGCGCGTTTGTTACGGACTCGCGACGGGCGCTTGGTCGCTTTCGCAGGGGAATCCGGCTACCTGAACGCGATCTACCAACTTGCGTCGGGCGCCTGGTCATCTCCCTATTCCCTGGAACCGATGACCTGGGACGGCAGAATGTTGGAAAGCGCCAACCTGGCTAACTCGGATCGCCTCGCCGTCGTGGCGCCGGCCTATGATCCCCAGGCCGGTGCGCGGCCCAACATCTTCCTCACCCGCTTCATCCTGCAGCCCGAACAAACCGATGTGAGCAGTATCAGTCAAGTCGTCGCTCTGCCGCCCGCCATGCATCGCCCCACCCTCAGTCTGCGCTATCGAATCGAAGGTCCGTATAACAACAACGAGGATCTGGCCAACCTGGTCCTGCAACTACCAGATCGCACGGTCGAGCTCCAGCGCATGACCCCAGATCCAGACCCGCGGTTTCGTTTCGCCTGGTTCGACCTGAGTCAATATGCTGGACAGACCGTGACCGTCACACTCGCCGTATCGAGCACAGCCGACGGGCGCTTCACCACGGCGTTTGCGGACGAGGTGGCGCTTGGCTCCTGGCTCACGCCATTGGCGCGCTCAGTCGAGCCATCCGTGCTGCCCATGTACCAGGAAACACCGGTCATCATTCACGGCGCCAACTTCATCCAGACGCCCACCGTGAACGTCGGCAACATCAGGGTTTCCAACGTGCAGTGGCTCGACGCCAACACACTGCGCATGATCGTTCCGGCGCGCATCGGGCCAGGCAGCTATACGATCAGCGTGTTCAACCCCGGTGGGCAGGAGGGGCAATTGCCCAATGCGCTCACCATTCCCGGCGTGAGCTACCTGCCGCTGCTGTTTGGCAGTCGCGACTATCGCGGCCTGCCCTGA
- a CDS encoding PD40 domain-containing protein — MRITRYSQVCVIALMGIILLLDRPFDANAVPPEPPIAALKEAWWSQHLTDLQPPLVLTNEVLMPAPSAAETPSSYTGWTRLAFVSYRNANWEVYTARGDGSQATRVTNHTATELEPRLNRGGTRIAFASNRTGAYEIYVANADGSDVRQLTSGSGHKRQPDWSPDGRRLVFAQEHGDNWDIRIINADGTGAQWVASHPDDDLYPSWSRSGELVWVRYLGFDGTLWAANSDGSQAHAISSPFRFLQNPVWSPNHNYIGFDFDADGDYWSEIGVYDVQHYHLAYVKDTGLSFVDLWMGDWAPDGLTLLASKIEYVVEGNQLLIQRASVMHMRSDGSAPLLPMISGGIDMEGDWTTTDTMAPVTQVNPLPRFVRNEVIVTWSGADVGGAGISSYDIDFRNKATGPWNLWLTTPETSATLWREPGATVALRSRARDRAYNEEAWPTNPDGDALTTFYRWSVQGHVRDNRNVVVPHASVTAPTALNSAQSDAMGLYAMYVAAGGDYTMTASHAGYAPIVPTSIALRADRGFDAYVGPPTNLLRNGDFELGGPAPANWLVEGNIPPTVRADAAATGRWGALVGQQWSTQPFTQMTSPPGYNSAPTLSADTGGTLHLAWQQRLSQNQFDNWIVYVTCRMEQPCSIEERLFPGSMPQMAIGSDNRMHLAWAVPEPEPTSYTLMYANRPLTGTWSTPQTIGALGGSYDPSLALVLDSLNRPHVLWADVSGVYYRKRLPSGEWDFPELVTSSRRPSSLAITPNREVHVLSSGQEELSYFRRQTNGAWQQEAVPGSSSGMQLATLADPAGRLHVLSNSPSTDGVHYRTREPGGTWTTPVRISSTHGYQMSLAQRANGDLVAFWYSGEGLWIAYRANGLWSVPHPLPGYNWEPNQLSLWAHPTNDWIALAVPAMREDNYPYWYHLHLNRFLLQPEQAGVSRLSQSFTIPVSQNAPTLSFRYRYQPEGSATLDPATLHISTAGQTHLLQTFVPVTTTQQAWFDMSRWAGQTVTVTFNVSATADARYGGLLLDDVAVGPWLTPQVLSVEPATVPPRVSMDITVHGDNFVLVPTVRVGNVTLTNVRRSGRQVLLASLPDTLSPGVYDVQVIHPGGQEAVLQAGLTVGGRIFLPAVMAN; from the coding sequence ATGCGAATCACACGTTATTCTCAGGTGTGCGTCATCGCCCTGATGGGGATCATCCTGTTGCTTGATCGCCCCTTCGACGCAAACGCCGTGCCGCCCGAACCACCGATTGCGGCGCTAAAGGAAGCGTGGTGGTCACAGCACCTGACCGACCTGCAGCCGCCTCTGGTCCTGACCAACGAAGTGCTAATGCCTGCACCGAGCGCTGCCGAGACACCCAGCAGCTACACTGGCTGGACGCGCCTGGCCTTCGTTTCATACCGCAATGCCAATTGGGAGGTATACACCGCACGCGGGGATGGCAGCCAGGCGACTCGCGTCACCAATCATACCGCGACTGAGTTGGAGCCGCGCTTGAACCGCGGCGGTACTCGCATCGCTTTTGCCTCGAATCGCACCGGAGCCTACGAAATCTATGTGGCCAACGCAGATGGCAGCGATGTGCGCCAACTGACGAGCGGCAGCGGCCACAAACGCCAACCCGACTGGTCGCCTGACGGACGCCGCCTGGTGTTTGCTCAAGAGCATGGCGACAACTGGGACATCCGTATCATCAATGCCGATGGCACAGGCGCCCAGTGGGTCGCCAGCCATCCTGACGATGATCTCTACCCATCCTGGTCCCGCTCCGGTGAACTTGTTTGGGTGCGTTACCTGGGTTTCGATGGAACCCTGTGGGCGGCGAACAGCGATGGCAGTCAAGCTCACGCCATCAGTTCACCCTTCCGCTTCCTGCAAAATCCAGTATGGTCGCCCAATCATAACTACATTGGGTTCGATTTCGATGCCGATGGCGACTATTGGAGTGAGATCGGAGTATATGATGTTCAACACTACCACCTGGCTTACGTCAAAGACACAGGTTTGAGCTTCGTAGACCTGTGGATGGGCGATTGGGCGCCCGATGGATTGACGTTGTTGGCATCGAAGATCGAATATGTCGTAGAGGGAAACCAACTGCTGATCCAGCGTGCTTCTGTGATGCACATGCGGTCAGATGGTAGCGCACCGCTGCTGCCCATGATCTCAGGGGGTATTGACATGGAGGGAGATTGGACAACGACTGACACGATGGCGCCAGTCACCCAGGTCAACCCGCTGCCGCGCTTTGTTCGCAATGAGGTCATTGTCACCTGGTCAGGCGCTGATGTGGGAGGCGCCGGCATTAGCAGTTACGACATTGATTTTCGCAATAAAGCCACGGGACCTTGGAATCTTTGGCTAACGACTCCGGAGACCAGCGCCACACTCTGGCGAGAACCGGGCGCCACCGTGGCGTTACGCAGTCGGGCGCGCGATCGCGCGTACAACGAGGAGGCATGGCCGACCAATCCGGATGGGGACGCGCTGACGACTTTCTATCGTTGGAGTGTACAAGGCCATGTGCGTGACAACCGTAACGTCGTTGTGCCTCACGCCAGCGTCACGGCGCCAACAGCGCTCAACAGCGCCCAGAGCGATGCGATGGGCCTCTATGCGATGTATGTTGCTGCCGGCGGCGACTACACGATGACAGCCAGCCACGCGGGTTACGCGCCGATTGTCCCAACGAGCATCGCCCTGCGCGCAGATCGGGGCTTCGATGCTTACGTAGGCCCGCCAACGAATCTGCTGCGCAATGGCGACTTCGAGCTGGGCGGGCCGGCGCCTGCAAACTGGCTGGTAGAGGGAAATATCCCGCCGACAGTACGTGCGGATGCGGCTGCGACCGGGCGTTGGGGCGCGCTGGTAGGGCAGCAGTGGTCCACACAACCGTTTACGCAGATGACATCTCCGCCAGGCTACAACTCTGCTCCCACACTGAGCGCCGATACGGGCGGGACGCTGCACCTGGCCTGGCAACAACGCCTGTCCCAGAACCAGTTTGATAACTGGATTGTTTACGTGACCTGCCGGATGGAGCAACCCTGCTCGATCGAAGAGCGTCTGTTCCCCGGGTCTATGCCGCAGATGGCAATTGGCAGCGACAATCGCATGCACCTGGCTTGGGCCGTCCCGGAGCCTGAACCCACTAGCTACACCCTGATGTATGCCAACCGGCCGTTGACCGGAACCTGGTCTACGCCGCAAACAATCGGCGCTCTCGGCGGGTCCTACGACCCCTCTCTGGCCCTCGTGCTTGACAGCCTCAACCGCCCTCACGTCTTGTGGGCCGATGTGAGCGGCGTGTATTATCGCAAGCGACTCCCCAGCGGCGAATGGGATTTTCCCGAATTAGTGACATCTTCTCGTCGCCCGTCATCCCTCGCCATCACCCCGAACCGCGAGGTTCATGTCCTGTCTAGCGGGCAAGAAGAGCTCTCGTATTTCCGCCGCCAAACGAACGGTGCCTGGCAGCAGGAAGCCGTCCCCGGATCATCTTCCGGGATGCAGCTCGCAACACTTGCCGACCCCGCAGGCCGCCTGCATGTTCTCAGCAACAGCCCAAGCACAGACGGCGTGCATTACAGGACGCGGGAACCGGGCGGGACATGGACGACACCCGTGCGGATTAGCAGCACTCACGGCTATCAGATGAGCCTTGCACAACGAGCCAACGGTGATCTGGTCGCTTTCTGGTATAGCGGCGAAGGCCTTTGGATAGCCTACAGGGCCAACGGTTTGTGGAGCGTTCCGCATCCATTGCCTGGTTACAACTGGGAACCCAATCAGCTCTCGCTGTGGGCGCATCCGACGAACGATTGGATCGCGCTGGCCGTCCCCGCCATGCGTGAAGACAATTATCCCTACTGGTATCACCTCCACCTGAACCGCTTTCTCCTGCAACCGGAGCAGGCTGGGGTGAGCAGGCTGAGCCAGTCGTTCACCATTCCGGTCAGCCAGAACGCGCCAACCCTGTCATTTCGCTATCGCTACCAACCCGAAGGCAGTGCAACTCTCGATCCGGCCACCCTGCACATCAGCACGGCTGGACAGACGCACCTGCTGCAAACTTTCGTACCCGTGACGACGACACAACAGGCCTGGTTCGACATGAGTCGCTGGGCCGGACAGACAGTGACGGTGACATTCAACGTGTCGGCGACCGCCGATGCGCGCTACGGCGGCCTGCTGCTGGACGATGTCGCCGTCGGTCCGTGGCTAACGCCCCAGGTGCTCTCCGTCGAACCGGCCACGGTACCACCGCGCGTCAGCATGGATATCACCGTACATGGCGACAACTTCGTCTTGGTCCCGACGGTGCGCGTGGGCAACGTCACATTGACCAACGTGCGCCGCTCCGGTCGCCAGGTCTTGCTGGCATCCCTGCCCGATACCCTGTCTCCTGGCGTCTACGATGTTCAGGTCATCCATCCCGGCGGGCAAGAAGCCGTTCTCCAAGCGGGCCTAACCGTAGGCGGCCGCATCTTTCTACCGGCGGTGATGGCAAATTGA
- a CDS encoding VOC family protein, whose product MYVVKEYPDGIFCWVDLSSTDPEGAKAFYAGLFGWEIEDRPTDMGPVYTMLMIEGKTVAGLGPLSPDLQAQGVPSFWSAYVKSDDANGVAARIAEAGGIVMMPPMDVMSEGRLMMAQDPTGAMFGVWQPRQHIGAQLVNIPNTLVWTELQTRNAAQAQSFYQHVFGWSGETDANGYTVFVQNGRSHAGMMQIDENWGDVPPNWAIYFMVTDLDAITATAQALGGRVLVPSTSAGDMGHFAVLQDPQGAVFTAMQIDPAFVDPPPGA is encoded by the coding sequence ATGTATGTCGTGAAGGAGTATCCTGACGGGATTTTCTGTTGGGTTGACCTGTCGTCCACGGACCCGGAAGGCGCGAAGGCGTTCTATGCGGGGTTGTTTGGCTGGGAAATTGAGGACCGGCCGACCGACATGGGGCCGGTGTACACGATGCTGATGATAGAGGGTAAGACGGTGGCCGGACTTGGCCCGTTGAGTCCGGATCTGCAGGCGCAGGGCGTGCCGTCGTTCTGGAGCGCGTATGTGAAGAGCGATGACGCGAATGGCGTCGCGGCCAGGATCGCCGAGGCCGGCGGCATAGTGATGATGCCGCCGATGGATGTCATGTCCGAAGGCCGCCTGATGATGGCGCAGGATCCAACTGGCGCGATGTTTGGCGTCTGGCAGCCGCGCCAGCACATCGGCGCACAGCTGGTGAATATACCGAATACCCTGGTGTGGACCGAGCTGCAAACACGCAACGCCGCGCAGGCGCAGTCCTTTTACCAGCACGTGTTTGGCTGGAGCGGCGAAACCGACGCCAATGGCTACACGGTTTTCGTCCAGAACGGGCGGAGCCACGCCGGCATGATGCAAATAGACGAGAACTGGGGCGATGTGCCGCCGAACTGGGCGATCTATTTCATGGTGACAGACCTGGACGCCATCACGGCGACGGCGCAGGCGCTCGGCGGCCGTGTGTTGGTGCCGTCCACGTCGGCCGGAGACATGGGGCACTTTGCGGTGCTGCAAGATCCGCAGGGCGCCGTTTTTACCGCCATGCAGATTGACCCGGCCTTTGTGGATCCGCCGCCCGGTGCGTGA